In Ovis canadensis isolate MfBH-ARS-UI-01 breed Bighorn chromosome 11, ARS-UI_OviCan_v2, whole genome shotgun sequence, one genomic interval encodes:
- the MED11 gene encoding mediator of RNA polymerase II transcription subunit 11 isoform X2, whose protein sequence is MATYSLANERLRALEDIEREIGAILQNAGTVILELSKEKTNERLLDRQAAAFTASVQHVEAELSAQIRYLTQVATGQPHEGSSYSSRKDCQMALKRVDYARLKLSEVARTCEQMLEN, encoded by the exons ATGGCTACCTACAGCCTGGCGAACGAGCGACTACGCGCCCTGGAAGACATCGAAAGAGAAATTGGAGCCATTCTTCAGAATGCAG GTACCGTGATCTTGGAACTGTCCAAGGAAAAAACCAACGAGAGGCTCTTAGACCGACAGGCAGCGGCCTTCACCGCGTCGGTGCAGCACGTGGAAGCAGAGCTGTCGGCTCAGATTCGCTATCTCACTCAG GTGGCCACAGGGCAGCCCCACGAGGGCTCCAGCTACTCTTCAAGGAAGGACTGTCAAATGGCCCTGAAGCGAGTGGACTATGCTCGCCTCAAGCTCAGTGAGGTGGCCCGAACCTGTGAGCAGATGCTGGAGAACTAG
- the MED11 gene encoding mediator of RNA polymerase II transcription subunit 11 isoform X1 has product MATYSLANERLRALEDIEREIGAILQNAGSGYEDERGATACTCADQPRPLSAPAGTVILELSKEKTNERLLDRQAAAFTASVQHVEAELSAQIRYLTQVATGQPHEGSSYSSRKDCQMALKRVDYARLKLSEVARTCEQMLEN; this is encoded by the exons ATGGCTACCTACAGCCTGGCGAACGAGCGACTACGCGCCCTGGAAGACATCGAAAGAGAAATTGGAGCCATTCTTCAGAATGCAGGTTCGGGATACGAAGACGAGAGGGGCGCGACCGCTTGCACATGCGCGGACCAA CCCCGCCCGCTCTCCGCTCCGGCAGGTACCGTGATCTTGGAACTGTCCAAGGAAAAAACCAACGAGAGGCTCTTAGACCGACAGGCAGCGGCCTTCACCGCGTCGGTGCAGCACGTGGAAGCAGAGCTGTCGGCTCAGATTCGCTATCTCACTCAG GTGGCCACAGGGCAGCCCCACGAGGGCTCCAGCTACTCTTCAAGGAAGGACTGTCAAATGGCCCTGAAGCGAGTGGACTATGCTCGCCTCAAGCTCAGTGAGGTGGCCCGAACCTGTGAGCAGATGCTGGAGAACTAG